The following coding sequences are from one Ursus arctos isolate Adak ecotype North America unplaced genomic scaffold, UrsArc2.0 scaffold_23, whole genome shotgun sequence window:
- the LOC113246481 gene encoding olfactory receptor 4P4-like: MENRNNITEFILLGLSQKKEIEILCFLLFLLCYIAILIGNLLVMISITCSQLINHPMYFFLSFLSLADLCYTSTVTPKLIIDLLAEKKVISYNGCMTQLFTMHFFGGIEVFILTGMAYDRYVAICKPLHYTLIMSRWKCDAMIAASCFGGFLHSFGQFLLAIILPYCGPNEIDHFFCDVYPLLKLACWDTSRIGLLVVANSGLMGLVTFVVLLVSYAVILYTVRSYSAENRHKALSTCSSHITVVVLFFAPLLFIYIRPATTLPEDKVFALFYTVIAPMLNPLIYTLRNMEMKNAIRKLWCRIMGSKDIN, encoded by the coding sequence ATGGAAAATAGGAataacatcacagaattcattcTTTTAGGACTttctcagaaaaaggaaatagaaatcctCTGCTTTTTACTGTTCTTACTTTGTTACATTGCAATTTTGATTGGAAACCTGCTTGTCATGATTTCTATTACCTGCAGTCAACTCATTAACCATCCGATGTATTTCTTCCTGAGTTTCCTCTCCCTGGCAGACCTTTGCTACACCTCCACTGTGACCCCCAAGTTAATCATTGACTTGTTGGCAGAAAAGAAGGTCATTTCCTACAATGGCTGCATGACACAGCTCTTTACCATGCATTTCTTTGGGGGGATTGAGGTCTTCATCCTCACTGGGATGGCCTACgaccgctacgtggccatctgTAAGCCTCTGCACTACACACTCATCATGAGCAGGTGGAAGTGTGATGCCATGATTGCAGCTTCCTGCTTTGGTGGATTCCTACATTCCTTTGGTCAGTTTCTCCTTGCCATCATTTTACCCTACTGTGGCCCCAATGAGATAGATCACTTCTTCTGCGATGTGTATCCTTTGCTGAAGCTGGCCTGCTGGGATACAAGTAGAATCGGTCTCCTAGTCGTTGCCAATTCAGGACTAATGGGTCTGGTGACTTTTGTCGTCTTGCTGGTATCGTATGCTGTAATCCTATATACTGTCAGGTCCTACTCTGCAGAGAATCGCCACAAAGCTCTTTCCACATGCAGTTCCCACATCACTGTGGTGGTTCTCTTTTTTGCTCCTTTACTCTTTATTTATATTCGACCAGCAACTACGTTACCAGAAGACAAAGTGTTTGCTCTTTTTTATACTGTCATCGCCCCCATGCTCAACCCTCTCATCTACACACTAAGAAACATGGAGATGAAGAATGCCATAAGGAAACTTTGGTGCCGCATCATGGGAAGTAAGGACATAAATTAA
- the LOC113246482 gene encoding olfactory receptor 5D13-like, which yields MPLFLIFLTIYTVTVLGNLGMIVIIKINPKLHTPMYYFLSHLSFVDFCYSTAVTPKLLENLVVEDRTVSFTACIMQFFFACIFVVTETFMLAVMAYDRFVAVCNPLLYVVVMSQKLCSLLVGTSYSWGIVCSLTLTYFLLKLSFRGNSIINNFVCEHAAIVSVSCSDPYISQKIILVSATFNEVSSLMIILTSYVFIFITVMKMPSTGGRHKAFSTCASHLTAITIFHGTILFLYCVPDSKSSWLMVKVASVFYTVVIPMLNPLIYSFRNKDVKETVKKLINIELFCNKM from the coding sequence ATGCCACTTTTCCTGATATTCCTGACAATCTACACAGTCACTGTGCTGGGAAATCTGGGCATGATCGTGATCATCAAGATCAATCCTAaactccacacccccatgtactacTTCCTCAGCCATCTGTCCTTTGTTGATTTCTGTTACTCCACAGCAGTTACACCCAAACTATTAGAAAACTTAGTTGTGGAAGACAGAACCGTCTCTTTCACAGCATGCATCATGCAATTCTTCTTTGCATGCATATTCGTGGTGACAGAAACATTCATGTTGGcagtgatggcctatgaccgatTCGTGGCTGTTTGTAACCCTCTTCTCTACGTGGTTGTCATGTCTCAGAAGCTTTGTTCCTTGTTGGTGGGCACATCGTACTCCTGGGGTATAGTCTGTTCTCTGACTCTTACCTACTTTCTACTGAAATTATCCTTCCGAGGAAATAGTATCATAAATAACTTCGTCTGTGAGCACGCCGCCATCGTCTCTGTGTCCTGCTCTGACCCCTACATCAGCCAGAAGATCATTTTAGTCTCTGCCACATTCAATGAAGTAAGCAGCTTGATGATCATTCTTACctcctatgttttcatttttatcactgtCATGAAGATGCCTTCAACGGGGGGACGCCACAAAGCCTTCTCCACGTGTGCCTCCCACCTGACCGCGATTACAATCTTCCATGGGACCATCCTCTTCCTCTATTGTGTTCCTGACTCCAAAAGTTCGTGGCTCATGGTCAAGGTGGCTTCTGTGTTTTACACCGTGGTCATCCCCATGCTGAACCCACTGATCTACAGCTTCAGGAACAAAGATGTGAAGGAGACAGTCAAGAAGTTAATCAACATTGAATTGTTCTGTAATAAAATGTAA